In one Gemmatimonadetes bacterium SCN 70-22 genomic region, the following are encoded:
- a CDS encoding type II secretion system protein GspE: protein MLCPGTLEAERSSPKIRRMAAPTAPVVERIQDLLVRDGHVTREQVERAVREGKSNGMGVAYNLIKLGAIDELDITKLIARHSRMPAVDLSKFEVDQKILRLVPAEIATKHVVLPLRREGRTLTVAIADPTNLGILEDLKFITRYDIFPVLAGEVTLRSVIEKQYDSGDAAMSSLLQDIAGLEGDVEVVEDEEEDVSAAALAAAVDDAPVVKLINAILTDAVKRGASDIHFECFEHELRVRYRIDGALLEVMKPPMKLKAALISRFKIMAQLNIAERRVPQDGRIKLKMGNKVIDYRVSTLPTLFGEKVVLRILDKGNLTLDLEKFGIEPRAERELMEAVSNPYGMVLVTGPTGSGKTTTLYSALSKVNNIDVNIMTAEDPVEYNLFGINQVQVRNEIGMSFAAALKAFLRQDPNIIMVGEIRDLETGGIAIKAALTGHLVLSTLHTNSAPETVTRLLDMGLEPFNVASALNLVLAQRLVRRICPRCRTRYTPDEVELAGAKVKASTTFRELRFTEEALENAKARALPEAASHIADLGLDSTIGDLAFFKGRGCDDCNGTGLKGRQGLYEVMFMTPHLRKLILMNVGAQEIRDAAIEEGMLTLRMDGWLKVLKGITTLEQVIRETAV from the coding sequence ATGCTCTGCCCCGGCACCCTCGAGGCGGAGCGTTCCTCGCCGAAAATCAGGAGAATGGCCGCGCCCACCGCCCCAGTCGTCGAACGCATCCAGGACCTCCTCGTCCGTGACGGGCACGTCACCCGCGAGCAGGTCGAGCGTGCCGTTCGCGAGGGGAAGTCCAACGGGATGGGCGTCGCCTACAATCTCATCAAGCTTGGGGCGATCGACGAGCTGGACATCACCAAGCTCATCGCGCGCCACTCGCGGATGCCGGCCGTCGACCTGTCGAAGTTCGAGGTCGACCAGAAGATCCTGAGGCTCGTCCCCGCCGAGATCGCCACCAAGCACGTCGTCCTCCCGCTTCGTCGCGAGGGGCGCACGCTCACGGTGGCCATCGCCGATCCCACCAACCTCGGAATCCTCGAAGACCTCAAGTTCATCACCCGCTACGACATCTTCCCCGTCCTGGCGGGTGAGGTGACACTGCGCAGCGTCATCGAGAAGCAGTACGACTCGGGTGACGCGGCGATGTCGTCGCTCCTGCAGGACATTGCGGGGCTGGAGGGCGACGTCGAGGTCGTCGAGGACGAGGAAGAGGATGTCTCGGCCGCGGCGCTCGCCGCCGCCGTCGACGACGCGCCGGTCGTCAAGCTGATCAACGCGATCCTGACCGACGCGGTCAAGCGCGGCGCCTCCGACATCCATTTCGAGTGTTTCGAGCACGAGCTGCGGGTGCGCTACCGCATCGACGGCGCCCTGCTCGAGGTGATGAAGCCGCCCATGAAGCTCAAGGCGGCGCTCATTTCGCGCTTCAAGATCATGGCGCAGCTCAACATCGCCGAGCGGCGCGTCCCGCAGGACGGGCGCATCAAGCTGAAGATGGGGAACAAGGTCATCGACTACCGCGTGTCGACCCTCCCCACGCTCTTCGGCGAGAAGGTGGTGCTGCGCATCCTCGACAAGGGGAACCTGACGCTCGACCTGGAGAAGTTCGGCATCGAGCCGAGGGCCGAGCGGGAGCTGATGGAGGCGGTCTCGAACCCGTACGGGATGGTGCTGGTCACCGGGCCGACGGGGTCGGGGAAGACGACGACGTTGTACTCCGCCTTGTCGAAGGTGAACAACATCGACGTCAACATCATGACCGCCGAGGATCCCGTCGAGTACAACCTGTTCGGGATCAACCAGGTGCAGGTGCGCAACGAGATCGGGATGAGCTTTGCCGCGGCGCTGAAGGCGTTCCTGCGGCAGGACCCGAACATCATCATGGTCGGCGAGATCCGCGACCTGGAGACCGGCGGCATCGCCATCAAGGCGGCGCTGACGGGGCACCTGGTGCTGTCGACCTTGCACACCAACTCGGCGCCGGAGACGGTGACGCGACTCCTCGACATGGGGCTCGAGCCGTTCAACGTGGCGAGCGCGCTCAACCTGGTGCTGGCGCAGCGGCTCGTCAGGCGCATCTGTCCGCGCTGCCGCACGCGCTACACGCCCGACGAGGTGGAGCTGGCGGGAGCGAAGGTGAAGGCCTCGACCACGTTCCGCGAGCTGCGCTTCACCGAGGAGGCGCTGGAGAATGCCAAGGCGCGCGCCCTCCCGGAGGCGGCGTCGCACATCGCGGATCTCGGGCTCGACTCGACCATCGGCGACCTCGCCTTCTTCAAGGGGCGGGGGTGCGACGACTGTAACGGCACGGGGCTCAAGGGGCGACAGGGGCTCTACGAGGTCATGTTCATGACCCCCCACCTGCGCAAGCTCATCCTGATGAATGTCGGCGCCCAGGAGATCCGCGACGCCGCCATCGAGGAGGGGATGCTGACCCTGCGCATGGATGGCTGGCTCAAGGTGCTGAAGGGGATCACGACGCTGGAGCAGGTGATTCGCGAGACCGCGGTGTAG
- a CDS encoding type IV pili twitching motility protein PilT, whose product MTRPAAAPSVNLRALLEEMIEREASDLHVTAGERAKLRVDGDIVNSNAEYVLTPKDTLQLAYSVLTENQKKRFEMEDELDFSFGIQNLARFRGNCFKQRGCVSMVIRQIPFTIKSFSDLGLPPVIARMSDKPRGLVLVTGPTGSGKSTTLAAMIDKINRERKGHIITVEDPIEFIHRHQGCIVNQREVGTDTKTFANALKYALREDPDVILVGEMRDLETIQSALTIAETGHLVFATLHTNSAAEAINRIIDVFPSHQQSQVRAQLAFVLEGIVTQTLLPRARGKGRVMAAEILVITPAMRALIRDDKVHQIYSLMQSGKKYGMQTLNDALYQLYVAREVTEEECLRTSSDPNEFLRMIGRSPLDDQPGDGKPRGFAAAGKR is encoded by the coding sequence ATGACTCGCCCCGCCGCAGCACCCAGCGTCAACCTTCGCGCGCTGCTCGAGGAGATGATCGAGCGGGAGGCGTCGGACCTGCACGTGACGGCCGGCGAGCGCGCCAAGCTGCGCGTCGACGGCGACATCGTGAACTCGAACGCCGAATACGTCCTCACCCCCAAGGACACGCTGCAGCTGGCCTACTCGGTGCTGACCGAGAACCAGAAGAAGCGCTTCGAGATGGAGGACGAGCTCGACTTCTCGTTCGGGATCCAGAACCTGGCGCGCTTCCGTGGCAACTGCTTCAAGCAGCGGGGGTGCGTCTCCATGGTGATCCGGCAGATCCCGTTCACCATCAAGTCGTTCTCCGACCTCGGCCTCCCCCCCGTCATCGCCCGGATGTCCGACAAGCCGCGCGGGCTCGTCCTCGTCACCGGCCCCACGGGGTCGGGGAAGTCGACGACGCTGGCGGCCATGATCGACAAGATCAACCGTGAGCGGAAGGGGCACATCATCACGGTGGAAGACCCCATCGAGTTCATCCACCGGCACCAGGGGTGCATCGTCAACCAGCGCGAGGTCGGGACCGACACCAAGACCTTCGCCAACGCGCTCAAGTATGCGCTGCGCGAGGATCCCGACGTGATCCTGGTGGGCGAAATGCGCGACCTGGAGACCATCCAGTCGGCGCTCACCATCGCCGAGACCGGGCACCTGGTCTTCGCCACGCTGCACACCAACTCGGCCGCCGAGGCCATCAACCGCATCATCGACGTCTTCCCCAGCCACCAGCAGTCGCAGGTGCGCGCGCAGCTCGCCTTCGTGCTGGAGGGGATCGTGACGCAGACGCTGCTCCCGCGCGCGCGGGGGAAGGGGCGCGTGATGGCGGCCGAGATCCTCGTCATCACGCCGGCCATGCGGGCGCTCATCCGTGACGACAAGGTGCACCAGATCTACTCGCTGATGCAGTCGGGGAAGAAGTACGGGATGCAGACGCTGAACGACGCCCTGTACCAGTTGTACGTGGCGCGCGAGGTGACCGAGGAGGAATGTCTCCGCACCTCGAGCGATCCCAACGAGTTCCTCCGGATGATCGGCCGTTCGCCGCTGGACGACCAGCCGGGCGACGGCAAGCCCCGCGGCTTCGCCGCCGCCGGCAAGCGGTAA